The proteins below are encoded in one region of Aequorivita iocasae:
- a CDS encoding TolB family protein, which produces MKIVYTLLIVSFLASCKNEEKKDDQIATSNSEKKETYVLDEITKDTLIYPEEKHFKNIRQVTFGGDNAEAYWSFDDSKLIFQSNYKNWGVNCDQMFLMNADETFKDKQPPMVSTGKGRTTCSYFLPDGKHFVYGSTHLKDENCPEVPLKKEGKYVWPVYDSFDIFVADLEGNITAQLTDEPGYDAEATVSPKGDKIVFTSMRSGDLELYTMDLDGKNVKQITNELGYDGGAFFSPDGTKLIFRASRPKTEAEIKEYKDLLAQGLVQPTEMELFICNADGSELRQLTHLGNANWAPFFHPSGKKILFSSNFEAERGFPFNLYLIDIDGKNLERVTHGETFDAFPVFSNDGKKLAFSSNRNNGGGHDTNLFIAEWQD; this is translated from the coding sequence ATGAAAATAGTATATACGCTACTCATTGTTTCCTTTTTGGCGAGTTGTAAAAACGAAGAAAAAAAAGATGATCAAATTGCCACATCCAATTCTGAAAAAAAAGAAACCTACGTTCTTGATGAAATTACAAAAGACACTTTAATTTATCCCGAAGAAAAGCATTTCAAGAACATACGGCAAGTCACTTTTGGCGGCGATAATGCTGAAGCGTATTGGAGCTTTGACGATAGTAAACTTATCTTCCAAAGCAATTATAAAAATTGGGGCGTAAACTGCGACCAAATGTTTTTAATGAATGCTGACGAAACATTTAAAGACAAGCAACCACCGATGGTGAGCACTGGAAAAGGAAGAACTACTTGCAGCTACTTTCTGCCGGATGGAAAACATTTCGTTTACGGAAGCACCCATTTAAAAGACGAAAATTGTCCCGAAGTTCCGCTGAAAAAGGAAGGGAAATACGTGTGGCCGGTCTATGATAGTTTCGACATTTTTGTGGCAGATTTGGAAGGAAATATAACCGCCCAATTAACCGATGAACCGGGTTACGATGCCGAAGCAACCGTTTCGCCAAAAGGCGATAAAATTGTTTTCACCTCCATGCGAAGTGGCGATTTGGAATTGTACACAATGGATTTGGATGGAAAAAACGTAAAGCAAATCACCAATGAACTTGGCTACGACGGAGGAGCCTTCTTTTCGCCCGATGGAACAAAATTAATTTTCCGTGCTTCCCGCCCCAAAACCGAAGCCGAGATAAAGGAGTATAAAGATTTGCTTGCACAAGGTTTGGTACAGCCCACCGAAATGGAGCTTTTTATCTGCAATGCCGATGGCAGCGAACTTCGTCAATTGACGCATTTGGGCAACGCCAATTGGGCGCCATTCTTCCATCCTTCGGGAAAAAAGATTTTATTTTCCAGCAATTTTGAGGCGGAAAGAGGATTTCCGTTCAATCTGTATTTAATTGATATTGATGGAAAAAACTTGGAGCGTGTAACCCACGGCGAAACATTTGATGCCTTCCCGGTGTTTTCAAACGATGGGAAAAAACTGGCGTTTTCTTCCAACAGAAACAATGGCGGCGGGCATGACACCAACCTTTTTATTGCTGAATGGCAAGACTGA
- a CDS encoding M20/M25/M40 family metallo-hydrolase, protein MRIILMLFLAIMVFSCKETKVKSISMKEDVAILANDSLNGRKTGSEGEKKAAKYIAKRFEDLGLQAKGTNGYFQKFSYKASKNPHQEAEFTSDKNDSTETGENVIAYLDNKAENTVVIGAHYDHLGMGGEGSLYREGEAIHNGADDNASGVAMMLHLADSLQQKGSPKKNNYLFIAFSGEEEGLLGSNYFVKNPTIDTKKVSYMLNMDMVGRLNSENTLAVYGVGTSPILKQAVNANAGQLKISENESGVGPSDHTSFYLADIPVLHFFTGQHEDYHKPSDDTEKVNFAGMEIVSNYIFNIIKDLDSQPKLPFRKTKNESEAVPDFKVTLGVVPDYLFSGKGMRIDGISEDRPAQKAGLQKGDIVVKMGDFEVTDMMSYMKSLSKFEKGQTVTVTIDRSGDLKEVEVTF, encoded by the coding sequence ATGCGTATAATTTTAATGTTATTTCTGGCAATAATGGTTTTCTCCTGTAAGGAAACTAAGGTGAAGTCAATCTCCATGAAAGAAGATGTTGCTATTTTGGCCAATGATAGTTTAAACGGAAGAAAAACGGGATCTGAAGGCGAAAAGAAAGCCGCAAAATACATTGCGAAAAGATTTGAGGATTTAGGATTGCAAGCGAAAGGAACGAACGGTTATTTTCAAAAATTCTCATATAAAGCTAGTAAAAACCCGCATCAAGAAGCTGAATTTACTTCCGATAAAAATGACAGTACCGAAACTGGTGAAAATGTAATCGCATATTTAGATAACAAGGCTGAAAATACTGTGGTAATTGGCGCTCATTACGATCATTTAGGAATGGGCGGCGAAGGTTCGCTGTATCGCGAGGGTGAAGCAATACACAATGGTGCAGACGATAACGCGAGTGGCGTTGCGATGATGCTGCATTTGGCAGATTCGCTTCAACAGAAAGGTTCTCCAAAAAAGAATAACTATCTTTTTATTGCTTTTTCGGGCGAAGAAGAAGGTTTGTTGGGCTCCAATTACTTCGTGAAAAACCCAACCATCGATACCAAAAAAGTAAGCTATATGTTGAATATGGATATGGTTGGAAGATTGAATTCTGAAAATACTTTGGCGGTTTACGGCGTGGGAACCTCGCCTATTTTGAAACAAGCCGTAAATGCAAATGCTGGACAACTGAAAATATCTGAAAATGAAAGCGGCGTCGGGCCGAGTGACCATACTTCGTTTTATTTGGCCGATATTCCGGTGCTGCATTTCTTCACCGGACAGCACGAAGATTACCACAAACCGAGCGACGATACAGAAAAGGTAAATTTTGCTGGAATGGAAATCGTTTCAAATTATATTTTCAACATTATTAAGGATTTGGACAGTCAGCCAAAACTTCCGTTTAGAAAAACAAAAAACGAAAGTGAAGCGGTTCCAGATTTTAAAGTGACATTGGGTGTAGTTCCCGATTATCTTTTCAGCGGAAAAGGAATGCGAATTGACGGCATCAGCGAAGACCGTCCCGCACAAAAAGCAGGGCTTCAAAAAGGAGATATTGTAGTAAAAATGGGCGATTTTGAAGTAACCGATATGATGAGCTATATGAAGAGTCTTTCAAAATTTGAAAAAGGACAAACGGTAACGGTTACGATTGACAGAAGTGGAGATTTGAAAGAAGTTGAGGTTACTTTTTAA
- the groL gene encoding chaperonin GroEL (60 kDa chaperone family; promotes refolding of misfolded polypeptides especially under stressful conditions; forms two stacked rings of heptamers to form a barrel-shaped 14mer; ends can be capped by GroES; misfolded proteins enter the barrel where they are refolded when GroES binds): MAKDIKFDVEARDSIKRGVDALANAVKVTLGPKGRNVIISKSFGAPQVTKDGVTVAKEIELEDALENMGAQMVKEVASKTNDLAGDGTTTATVLAQAIVKEGLKNVAAGANPMDLKRGIDKAVEAIVANLEKQTTKVGNSSEMIKQVASISANNDDVIGELIAKAFGKVGKEGVITVEEAKGTETYVDVVEGMQFDRGYLSPYFVTDTEKMQTELENPMILLYDKKISSMKDLMPVLEPVAQQGKSLLIIAEDVDGEALATLVVNKLRGSLKIAAVKAPGFGDRRKAMLEDIAILTGGTVIAEERGFTLENATIDMLGSAETVTIDKDNTTIVNGAGKKDDIKGRVNQIKSQIESTTSDYDKEKLQERLAKLAGGVAVLYVGAASEVEMKEKKDRVDDALHATRAAVEEGIVAGGGVALVRAIETLKKLTTDTLDETTGVQIVARAIESPLRTIVENAGGEGSVVINKVLEGKKNFGYDAKTEKYVDMLKAGIIDPKKVTRIALENAASVAGMILTTECALVDIKEENAGGGMPGGMGGGMPGMM, translated from the coding sequence ATGGCAAAAGATATAAAATTTGATGTAGAAGCACGCGACAGCATTAAGCGCGGTGTTGATGCATTGGCAAACGCAGTAAAAGTAACGTTGGGCCCAAAGGGTCGTAACGTAATTATCAGCAAATCCTTCGGCGCACCCCAAGTGACCAAAGATGGTGTAACCGTTGCAAAAGAAATTGAACTTGAAGACGCCCTTGAAAATATGGGCGCGCAGATGGTTAAGGAAGTGGCTTCCAAAACCAACGACCTAGCCGGTGACGGTACAACAACCGCTACCGTTCTTGCACAGGCAATAGTAAAGGAAGGCCTTAAAAACGTTGCTGCCGGGGCAAACCCAATGGATTTGAAACGCGGTATCGACAAAGCCGTTGAAGCCATTGTTGCAAATCTTGAAAAGCAAACCACCAAAGTGGGAAATTCTTCTGAAATGATAAAGCAAGTGGCTTCCATTTCAGCAAACAACGATGATGTTATTGGCGAATTGATCGCAAAAGCATTTGGAAAGGTCGGAAAAGAAGGTGTAATTACAGTTGAAGAAGCAAAAGGAACCGAAACCTACGTTGATGTTGTTGAAGGTATGCAGTTTGACCGCGGATACCTTTCACCTTATTTCGTAACCGACACTGAAAAAATGCAAACTGAATTGGAAAACCCAATGATTTTGCTTTACGATAAAAAGATTTCATCAATGAAAGATTTGATGCCTGTACTTGAGCCAGTGGCACAACAGGGAAAATCTTTATTGATCATTGCAGAAGATGTTGATGGCGAAGCCTTAGCTACATTGGTAGTAAACAAACTTCGTGGTTCTTTGAAAATTGCCGCTGTAAAAGCGCCAGGTTTTGGTGATAGAAGAAAAGCAATGCTTGAAGATATCGCAATTTTAACTGGAGGAACTGTGATTGCTGAAGAGCGCGGTTTCACTTTGGAAAATGCCACCATAGACATGTTAGGTTCTGCTGAAACCGTAACAATTGACAAAGACAATACTACAATTGTGAATGGCGCTGGCAAAAAAGACGACATCAAAGGTCGTGTGAACCAAATAAAATCTCAAATAGAATCTACAACTAGCGACTACGATAAAGAAAAATTGCAAGAGCGTTTGGCAAAACTTGCAGGCGGTGTTGCCGTTCTTTACGTAGGCGCAGCAAGTGAAGTGGAAATGAAAGAGAAAAAAGACAGAGTTGACGATGCCCTTCATGCCACCCGTGCAGCTGTTGAGGAAGGTATCGTTGCCGGTGGTGGCGTAGCTTTGGTTCGTGCCATCGAAACTTTAAAGAAACTTACAACTGATACTTTAGACGAAACAACCGGAGTTCAAATCGTGGCTCGCGCCATAGAATCTCCACTTCGTACTATCGTTGAAAATGCAGGCGGCGAAGGTTCCGTGGTAATCAACAAGGTTTTGGAAGGCAAGAAAAATTTCGGTTATGATGCCAAAACTGAAAAATATGTTGATATGCTAAAAGCAGGAATCATTGATCCTAAAAAAGTAACCCGTATAGCGCTTGAAAACGCTGCTTCGGTTGCAGGAATGATTCTTACCACCGAATGTGCTTTGGTAGATATTAAAGAAGAAAATGCCGGTGGCGGAATGCCAGGCGGTATGGGCGGAGGAATGCCCGGAATGATGTAA
- a CDS encoding co-chaperone GroES, with the protein MALKIQPLADRVLVQPQEAETKTASGIYIPDSAKEKPQQGKVVAVGKGKEDHKMTVKVGDTVLYGKYSGSELKFDGKDYLIMREDDILAII; encoded by the coding sequence ATGGCATTAAAAATTCAACCACTTGCAGACCGCGTTTTGGTTCAGCCACAAGAAGCTGAGACTAAGACCGCTTCTGGCATTTACATTCCAGATTCCGCAAAAGAAAAACCGCAACAAGGCAAAGTAGTAGCTGTAGGTAAAGGTAAAGAAGACCACAAAATGACCGTAAAGGTTGGTGATACGGTTCTTTACGGAAAATATTCCGGCAGCGAATTAAAGTTTGATGGAAAAGACTACCTCATTATGCGTGAGGATGATATATTGGCCATCATCTAG
- the secG gene encoding preprotein translocase subunit SecG — translation MSTFTIFLVLIMIVAFLLVVVIMVQNPKGGGLSSSFGGGGGAQIGGVQKTSDFLDKSTWTLATIMLALILFSNIFIMGGNVVQSKTFDESAIPAVPTTETPAPTSTDPAE, via the coding sequence ATGAGTACGTTTACAATATTCCTAGTTTTAATAATGATAGTGGCCTTTTTACTGGTCGTAGTAATAATGGTTCAAAACCCAAAAGGTGGCGGACTTTCATCGTCTTTCGGCGGTGGCGGCGGCGCACAGATTGGTGGCGTTCAGAAAACAAGTGACTTCCTTGATAAAAGTACTTGGACGCTTGCAACTATTATGCTGGCGCTAATTTTGTTTTCAAACATATTTATTATGGGCGGCAACGTAGTGCAATCAAAAACTTTTGACGAGAGTGCAATTCCTGCCGTTCCAACTACAGAAACACCTGCACCAACTTCAACTGATCCCGCAGAATAA
- the lptE gene encoding LPS assembly lipoprotein LptE codes for MLKIFSIILLVCSTFLFQGCGPYSFTGADINYSTTKTVQVNYFQNNAALVEPGIARDFTQNLQNLLLNQTSLDLVNSNGDLVYEGEITQYYIAPITATANSTAAQNRLTIAVNVRFYNTKDPLKDFEQPFSFYYDYPGNVQLTGARLDTAVENIFERITQDIFNKSLANW; via the coding sequence ATGCTAAAAATATTTTCAATCATACTGCTTGTATGTTCAACGTTTCTTTTTCAGGGTTGTGGGCCGTATTCTTTTACTGGTGCCGATATAAATTATAGCACTACCAAAACAGTACAGGTTAATTATTTTCAAAATAACGCAGCTCTTGTAGAACCGGGAATTGCGCGCGACTTTACCCAAAATCTGCAAAATTTATTATTAAACCAGACTAGTCTTGATTTAGTGAATAGTAATGGCGATTTGGTCTACGAAGGTGAGATAACCCAATATTATATTGCGCCAATCACCGCAACGGCAAACAGTACTGCCGCCCAAAACAGATTGACCATTGCAGTAAACGTTCGTTTTTACAACACAAAAGACCCTTTGAAGGATTTTGAGCAACCCTTCAGTTTTTATTACGATTATCCAGGAAATGTACAATTAACAGGTGCTAGGCTTGATACTGCGGTAGAAAATATTTTTGAGCGCATCACACAGGACATTTTTAACAAATCGCTTGCAAACTGGTAG
- a CDS encoding sigma-54 interaction domain-containing protein, with amino-acid sequence MESIQATKQRFGIIGNDPKLNRAVEKAIQVAPTDISVLVTGESGVGKESIPKIIHSLSHRKHGKYIAVNCGAIPEGTIDSELFGHEKGSFTGATATRSGYFEVADGGTIFLDEVGELPLPTQVRLLRVLENGEFLKVGSSAAQKTDVRIVAATNVKMVDAIEKGKFREDLYYRLSTVEINLPPLRDRQEDIHLLFRKFAADFAQKYKMPTIRLTEQATDLLLKYRWSGNIRQLRNVAEQISVLEQNREISYETLKHYLPDMGSNLPAIVNAKKAESDFSSEREILYKVLFDMKRDVNDLKKLTLELMKTGNAAKVKEEQSSLINKIYSEESEAEEELASIIEGETNGTETDVEVFSIPEHTPEQRKDKYEYAEEIKEEENLSLQQKELELIKKSLEKYNGKRKEAADELGISERTLYRKIKQYDL; translated from the coding sequence GTGGAAAGCATACAAGCAACAAAACAACGTTTCGGAATAATAGGCAACGACCCAAAACTGAACCGTGCCGTGGAAAAGGCAATCCAAGTGGCGCCAACTGATATTTCGGTATTGGTAACAGGCGAAAGTGGTGTAGGGAAAGAAAGCATTCCAAAAATTATCCACTCCCTTTCGCACCGAAAGCACGGAAAATACATAGCCGTAAACTGCGGTGCAATTCCCGAGGGAACCATTGACAGCGAACTTTTCGGTCACGAAAAAGGTTCGTTTACGGGCGCCACCGCCACCCGTAGCGGTTATTTTGAAGTCGCCGACGGCGGCACCATCTTTCTGGATGAAGTAGGCGAATTGCCTTTACCCACGCAGGTTCGGTTGCTCCGGGTTTTGGAAAATGGCGAATTTTTAAAAGTAGGTTCTTCCGCAGCACAAAAAACAGATGTTCGTATTGTGGCCGCCACCAATGTAAAAATGGTGGATGCCATTGAAAAAGGAAAATTTCGCGAAGATCTTTATTATAGATTGAGTACGGTAGAAATAAATCTTCCGCCACTTCGTGACAGGCAGGAAGATATTCATTTGCTTTTCAGAAAATTTGCGGCAGATTTTGCCCAAAAATATAAAATGCCAACAATCAGATTGACAGAGCAGGCAACAGATTTATTGTTGAAATACAGATGGAGCGGAAACATTCGCCAACTTCGCAATGTGGCCGAGCAGATTTCAGTTTTGGAACAGAACCGTGAAATTTCATACGAAACCCTAAAGCATTATTTACCCGATATGGGTAGCAACCTTCCCGCAATTGTCAATGCGAAGAAAGCTGAAAGCGATTTCAGCAGTGAACGGGAAATTCTTTACAAGGTGCTTTTCGATATGAAACGCGATGTAAACGATCTGAAAAAGCTCACTTTGGAACTCATGAAAACTGGCAATGCTGCTAAGGTTAAAGAAGAGCAATCATCATTAATCAATAAAATTTATTCCGAAGAAAGCGAAGCCGAAGAGGAATTGGCTTCTATAATTGAAGGGGAAACAAATGGTACTGAAACCGATGTGGAAGTTTTCAGCATTCCGGAACACACCCCCGAACAGCGAAAGGACAAATATGAGTATGCCGAGGAAATTAAAGAAGAAGAAAATCTTTCCCTTCAGCAAAAGGAATTGGAACTCATTAAAAAGTCCTTAGAAAAATACAACGGAAAGCGAAAAGAAGCTGCCGATGAACTGGGCATTTCAGAAAGAACCTTATATAGAAAGATAAAGCAATATGATCTATAG
- the miaB gene encoding tRNA (N6-isopentenyl adenosine(37)-C2)-methylthiotransferase MiaB yields MEKIIDENTQGNTLTLEAREGNSRKLYIESYGCQMNFSDSEIVASILAEQGYNTTNLLEDADLVLVNTCSIRDKAEQTVRKRLEKYNAVKRINPKMKVGVLGCMAERLKEKFLEEEKIVDLVVGPDAYKDIPNLLKEVEEGRDAVNVILSKEETYGDISPVRLGGNGITAFVSITRGCDNMCTFCVVPFTRGRERSRDPQSILEEVNDLAEKGYKEITLLGQNVDSYLWYGGGLKKDFKNASEMQQATATNFSNLLALVAEAQPKMRIRFSTSNPQDMTEDVLHTMAKYNNICNYIHLPVQSGSTRILKEMNRQHTREEYFALIDKVREILPDCGISQDMITGFPTETEEDHQDTLSLMEYVKYDFGFMFMYSERPGTLAARKLVDDVPEEIKKRRLTEIVNLQQKHSAYHTNRTVGKTVEVLIERESKKSDQHWSGRTPQNTVAVFPKENYKPGDFVLVKINDCTTATLLGEAVGYSNNH; encoded by the coding sequence ATGGAAAAGATAATTGACGAAAATACACAGGGAAATACGCTGACTCTAGAGGCCCGCGAGGGAAATTCCCGAAAACTTTACATTGAAAGCTACGGTTGCCAAATGAATTTTAGCGACAGCGAAATAGTAGCTTCTATTCTTGCAGAACAGGGTTACAATACCACGAACTTATTGGAAGATGCAGATTTAGTTTTGGTAAACACGTGTTCCATCCGTGATAAAGCCGAACAAACCGTTCGTAAACGCCTTGAAAAATACAACGCGGTAAAGCGAATAAACCCAAAAATGAAGGTTGGCGTTTTGGGCTGTATGGCCGAGCGTTTAAAGGAAAAATTTTTAGAAGAAGAAAAAATCGTCGATTTGGTAGTTGGTCCGGATGCGTATAAAGACATACCAAATCTGCTGAAGGAAGTTGAGGAAGGCCGCGATGCCGTAAACGTGATCCTTTCAAAAGAAGAAACTTACGGAGATATTTCGCCCGTACGTTTGGGCGGCAATGGCATCACCGCTTTTGTGAGCATCACCCGCGGTTGCGACAATATGTGTACTTTTTGCGTGGTTCCATTCACCCGTGGCCGCGAACGTAGTCGCGACCCGCAAAGCATACTCGAAGAAGTGAATGATTTGGCTGAAAAAGGTTATAAAGAAATTACGTTGCTGGGCCAAAATGTGGACAGCTATTTATGGTATGGCGGCGGACTAAAAAAAGATTTTAAAAACGCTTCGGAAATGCAACAGGCAACAGCAACAAATTTTTCGAATTTACTGGCTTTAGTGGCCGAAGCACAGCCCAAAATGCGCATTCGATTTTCCACCAGCAATCCGCAGGATATGACCGAAGATGTACTGCACACAATGGCGAAATACAATAATATTTGCAATTACATTCACTTGCCAGTGCAGAGTGGCAGCACACGGATTTTAAAGGAAATGAACCGCCAGCACACCCGGGAGGAATATTTTGCTTTGATCGATAAAGTGCGGGAAATATTACCAGATTGTGGCATTTCACAGGATATGATTACTGGTTTCCCAACCGAAACAGAGGAAGATCATCAGGATACATTGAGCTTAATGGAGTATGTGAAATACGATTTCGGGTTTATGTTTATGTATTCCGAAAGGCCAGGAACCCTTGCTGCGCGAAAGTTAGTAGACGACGTTCCAGAGGAAATAAAGAAACGAAGGTTGACCGAAATTGTGAATCTTCAACAGAAGCACAGCGCATACCATACCAACAGAACAGTGGGAAAAACCGTGGAAGTTTTGATAGAAAGAGAATCCAAAAAAAGCGACCAGCACTGGAGCGGGCGTACGCCACAAAATACGGTTGCGGTTTTTCCGAAGGAAAACTACAAACCGGGCGATTTTGTACTCGTGAAAATAAACGATTGTACCACTGCCACACTGTTAGGCGAGGCGGTTGGATATTCAAATAATCATTAA
- a CDS encoding inorganic diphosphatase, whose amino-acid sequence MKSSKNSFFTMVLLVVLIGMQSCGTSLRVLNTPTFSEDNTINCIIEIPAGTSKKIEFKKESKKYIVDVRDGKDRIIEYLPYPGNYGFIASTYSNPKKGGDGDALDVLVLCESLKTGTILETKPIAVLKLLDDGESDYKVICIPADEKLRTVSAETFDEFLKKYPNALQLIETWFLNYDPTDPIIAQGWGDEREALAEIKRLSVAVKNNSF is encoded by the coding sequence ATGAAATCATCAAAAAATTCTTTTTTTACAATGGTGCTGCTTGTCGTCTTGATTGGCATGCAGAGTTGTGGAACATCTTTACGTGTGTTGAACACCCCAACATTTTCAGAAGATAACACTATCAATTGTATTATTGAAATACCCGCGGGAACCAGCAAAAAAATTGAATTTAAAAAAGAATCCAAAAAATATATCGTGGATGTTCGCGACGGAAAAGATAGAATTATTGAATATCTGCCCTACCCCGGAAACTATGGCTTTATAGCTTCAACGTATTCCAATCCCAAGAAAGGCGGCGATGGCGATGCGCTGGATGTCTTGGTACTTTGCGAGTCTCTGAAAACGGGAACCATTCTTGAAACGAAACCGATTGCAGTTTTAAAACTTTTGGACGATGGCGAATCTGATTATAAAGTAATCTGCATTCCGGCCGACGAAAAATTGCGAACAGTTTCTGCCGAAACTTTTGATGAATTCTTAAAAAAATATCCAAATGCGCTTCAATTAATTGAAACTTGGTTTTTAAATTACGACCCCACAGATCCAATAATTGCACAGGGTTGGGGCGATGAAAGGGAGGCACTGGCAGAAATCAAAAGACTTTCCGTTGCTGTAAAAAATAATTCTTTTTAA